A single window of Nocardioides baekrokdamisoli DNA harbors:
- a CDS encoding FadD3 family acyl-CoA ligase produces MSPISGTASGTLPGTLPGVLRRAAREFGDRTALVEGDVTLTFSQLHALVQDTARGYLALGLQPGGRVAVWGPNKISWVIAALAATYAGGQLVPLNSRYTAHEASDLIERTAAQIVVVDDGFLGRTLSAELREVSALASVAAVLTFEQIASCAPAGAGAHADAHEMAEVEARADAVRPDDIADILFTSGTTGRSKGVETAHRQTIAAAEVWSAIGQVTAEDRYLVVSPFFHSYGYKVGLIVGLLRGCAIHPAATFEPGELLALIARERITVLPGAPAIFQGLLDHPDFTSTDTSSLRFANTGAASVPVALVERLQTDLSFEMVITAFGMTECCVATMCRPGDANELIATSCGRAVDGLEMRIVDHETGVVLVAGEEGEVQLRGPMVMRGYLDDPEATAEAIDPDGWLRTGDVGVVDADGYLRITDRLKDMYICGGFNVYPAEIEQILARHAGIADVAVIGVPDERLGEIGKAFVVRRPVADPDALLDQAAVIAYAREHLANFKAPRTVAFVDALPRNLAGKVLKNELRSSDD; encoded by the coding sequence TGCTGCGCCGCGCCGCGCGGGAGTTCGGCGACCGCACCGCACTGGTTGAGGGCGACGTCACCCTCACCTTCTCGCAGCTGCACGCGCTCGTCCAGGACACCGCGCGGGGCTATCTGGCCCTCGGTCTCCAGCCCGGTGGCCGCGTCGCCGTGTGGGGTCCCAACAAGATCAGCTGGGTGATTGCCGCCCTGGCAGCCACGTACGCGGGTGGCCAACTGGTCCCCCTCAACAGCAGATACACCGCCCATGAGGCTTCCGACCTGATCGAGCGGACCGCCGCGCAGATCGTGGTGGTCGACGACGGCTTCCTCGGACGTACCCTCTCCGCCGAGTTGCGAGAGGTCTCCGCCCTCGCGTCGGTGGCAGCTGTCCTGACCTTCGAGCAGATCGCCTCGTGCGCACCAGCGGGGGCTGGAGCGCACGCTGATGCGCACGAGATGGCCGAGGTCGAGGCGCGGGCCGACGCCGTCCGACCCGACGACATCGCCGACATCCTGTTCACCTCCGGCACCACCGGCCGATCCAAAGGCGTCGAGACCGCACACCGGCAGACCATCGCCGCAGCCGAGGTCTGGAGTGCGATCGGTCAGGTCACGGCCGAGGACCGCTACCTCGTGGTCAGCCCGTTCTTCCACTCCTACGGTTACAAGGTCGGGCTGATCGTCGGTCTCCTCCGCGGCTGCGCGATCCATCCCGCTGCCACATTCGAACCCGGCGAACTCCTCGCGCTGATCGCGCGCGAACGGATCACGGTGCTCCCCGGCGCTCCGGCGATCTTCCAGGGCCTGCTCGACCACCCGGACTTCACCTCGACGGACACTTCGAGCCTGCGTTTCGCCAACACCGGCGCAGCGAGCGTGCCGGTTGCGTTGGTCGAGCGACTGCAGACCGACCTCTCGTTCGAGATGGTCATCACAGCGTTCGGCATGACGGAGTGCTGCGTGGCCACCATGTGCCGCCCGGGTGATGCCAACGAGTTGATCGCGACCAGTTGCGGTCGAGCGGTGGACGGCCTGGAGATGCGGATCGTCGACCACGAAACCGGAGTCGTCCTCGTCGCCGGCGAGGAGGGCGAAGTGCAGTTGCGCGGTCCGATGGTGATGCGCGGCTACCTAGACGACCCCGAGGCCACGGCTGAGGCGATCGACCCGGACGGCTGGCTGCGTACCGGCGACGTCGGCGTGGTGGACGCCGACGGATACCTGCGGATCACCGACCGCCTCAAGGACATGTACATCTGCGGCGGTTTCAACGTCTATCCGGCGGAGATCGAGCAGATCCTGGCCCGCCACGCCGGGATCGCGGACGTGGCCGTCATCGGCGTACCAGATGAGCGTCTCGGTGAGATCGGCAAGGCCTTCGTCGTACGCCGCCCCGTCGCCGATCCCGACGCCCTGCTCGATCAGGCCGCAGTGATCGCGTACGCCCGCGAACACCTCGCCAACTTCAAGGCGCCGCGTACGGTCGCCTTTGTCGACGCTCTCCCCCGCAACCTCGCGGGCAAGGTACTCAAGAACGAACTGAGGAGCTCGGATGACTGA
- a CDS encoding enoyl-CoA hydratase, whose translation MTEHSTEAVTYEVTGSIARIRLNRPEYRNAQNSVMTYALDAALQRATDDDDVKVIVLSGNGDHFCAGHDIGTPGRDVDVEYERKAVIHWTHVDKEGGDLRWARESEVYMGMCRRWREVPKPVIAMVHGACIAGGLMLAWSCDFIIASDDAFFSDPVVRMGIPGVEYFAHPWVMNPRAAKEFLFTGDRFSATRALELGMVNQVVPRADLESTVVAMAERISAMPRFGLALTKKAVNQAEDLQGLRAGMDSVFGLHHFAHAHNAETSTDSLGGLDAKSMAARNKEQAGS comes from the coding sequence ATGACTGAGCACAGCACAGAGGCAGTGACCTACGAGGTCACGGGCAGCATCGCCCGGATCCGCCTCAACCGACCCGAGTACCGCAACGCGCAGAACTCGGTGATGACGTACGCCCTGGACGCCGCGCTCCAGCGCGCCACCGACGACGACGACGTCAAGGTGATCGTGCTGTCGGGCAACGGCGACCACTTCTGCGCCGGTCACGACATCGGTACGCCCGGGCGCGACGTTGACGTCGAGTACGAGCGCAAGGCCGTCATCCACTGGACCCACGTCGACAAGGAGGGCGGCGACCTGCGCTGGGCCCGCGAGTCCGAGGTCTACATGGGCATGTGCCGACGCTGGCGCGAAGTCCCGAAGCCCGTCATCGCGATGGTGCACGGCGCCTGCATCGCGGGCGGTCTCATGCTCGCTTGGTCGTGCGACTTCATCATCGCCTCCGACGACGCGTTCTTCTCCGACCCGGTCGTCCGGATGGGGATCCCGGGTGTCGAATACTTCGCCCACCCGTGGGTGATGAACCCGCGTGCCGCGAAGGAGTTCCTCTTCACCGGCGACAGGTTCAGCGCGACCCGTGCGCTGGAGTTGGGCATGGTCAACCAGGTCGTGCCCCGAGCCGACCTCGAGTCGACGGTCGTGGCGATGGCCGAACGGATCTCCGCGATGCCGCGCTTCGGACTCGCGCTCACCAAGAAGGCCGTCAACCAGGCCGAGGACCTGCAGGGGCTGCGCGCCGGCATGGATTCGGTCTTCGGGCTGCACCACTTCGCGCACGCGCACAACGCGGAGACCTCGACGGACTCGCTCGGCGGACTCGACGCGAAGTCGATGGCTGCGCGGAACAAGGAGCAGGCCGGCTCGTGA